Proteins co-encoded in one Sporosarcina sp. FSL K6-1522 genomic window:
- a CDS encoding NAD(P)-binding domain-containing protein has protein sequence MNAITKNAASFTFQAEDRNGNTITYEAKTIVIATGIFDTPRQLGIAGEISPKVSHYYKEGHLYYGQHVTVIGGKNSAIEAAIDLYRSGAHVTLVHRGDTVLEGIKPSLLLDMRNLLKKGQIAFYPNSSIAAIDETSIHIHSTEGAISKPNDFGFSLIGYQPNISMLQSIDIQTDASTLVPSFHPETYESNVKNVFLAGVVTSGITNRMYIEDGRFHGLKIADVIARRLSFVQSK, from the coding sequence GTGAATGCAATTACAAAAAACGCAGCATCTTTTACTTTCCAAGCAGAAGATCGTAATGGCAATACCATTACGTATGAAGCGAAAACAATTGTGATTGCCACCGGGATTTTCGATACGCCTAGACAGCTAGGAATAGCAGGAGAAATCTCACCAAAAGTATCCCATTATTATAAAGAAGGACATCTTTATTATGGACAACACGTCACCGTAATAGGCGGAAAAAACTCAGCCATTGAAGCTGCGATTGACCTTTATCGTAGCGGTGCGCATGTGACTCTCGTCCACCGCGGTGACACCGTCTTAGAAGGCATTAAACCATCCTTGTTATTAGATATGCGTAATCTTCTTAAAAAAGGACAGATTGCATTTTATCCGAATTCTAGCATTGCTGCGATTGATGAAACCTCCATTCACATCCATTCGACAGAAGGAGCCATTTCCAAACCAAATGATTTTGGCTTTTCTCTTATCGGCTACCAGCCCAATATTTCCATGTTGCAAAGCATCGACATTCAAACGGACGCCTCGACATTGGTTCCGTCCTTTCACCCAGAGACCTATGAATCGAATGTCAAAAATGTATTTCTTGCTGGCGTAGTCACGAGCGGTATTACCAATCGTATGTACATCGAAGACGGACGTTTCCACGGCTTGAAAATTGCAGATGTAATCGCACGGCGGCTTTCTTTTGTGCAAAGTAAATAA
- a CDS encoding NAD(P)-binding domain-containing protein, translating into MYDLVIIGGGPCGLATGLALQEKGGSYVIIEKEAIVNSIVKCPLHMTFYSTSDRLEIGNIPFVSQDVRPSRTELLKYYRLVTERQEIQINVFKK; encoded by the coding sequence ATGTATGATCTTGTCATTATTGGCGGTGGCCCCTGCGGCTTAGCGACGGGGTTAGCCCTTCAAGAAAAAGGGGGTTCTTATGTCATTATCGAAAAAGAGGCGATTGTCAATTCCATTGTGAAATGTCCTTTACATATGACGTTCTATAGTACTTCAGATCGATTGGAAATCGGCAATATCCCATTCGTATCTCAAGATGTTCGCCCCTCACGAACAGAACTGTTAAAATATTATCGCCTTGTAACAGAAAGACAAGAAATTCAGATAAATGTTTTCAAAAAGTGA
- the nikR gene encoding nickel-responsive transcriptional regulator NikR: protein MQDSTLKRFGVSMDGGLLRKFDAFVQQRGYENRSEAVRDLVREAILQQTWEDDEQLIAGSILLFYDHHQRNLLEEMTKIQHSVHDVILATTHFHLTHDSCLELIVVKGKVKDVQRLSHQLTSLKGVSYGNFTAAPVEQI from the coding sequence ATGCAGGATTCAACGTTAAAGCGGTTTGGTGTTTCAATGGATGGGGGTTTGTTGCGTAAATTTGATGCGTTCGTGCAACAAAGAGGGTATGAAAATCGCTCAGAAGCCGTTCGGGATCTTGTGCGTGAGGCGATACTTCAACAAACATGGGAAGATGATGAGCAGTTAATTGCGGGAAGTATTCTGTTGTTTTATGACCATCATCAGCGTAACTTATTGGAAGAAATGACGAAGATTCAACATAGTGTACATGATGTCATCCTTGCCACAACACACTTCCATTTAACGCATGATAGCTGTTTGGAGCTGATTGTCGTGAAAGGGAAAGTGAAGGATGTGCAGCGACTTAGTCATCAGCTGACGAGTTTAAAAGGTGTGTCTTACGGAAATTTCACAGCGGCACCAGTAGAACAAATCTAG